The Oleiphilus messinensis DNA segment TACTTGACTCCGGATCAGCGCGCAATCGCCCCAACCCTCTACCAGACGCTAAAAAACAGCGCGACACAACTGCAACAAGGCGAAATACCCGAGCAAGTCATTTTAGCAGCCGAACAGGCACTCACCCGCAAAGGTTTCACGCCGGATTATTACAACATTGTTGACAGTACCAGCTTGCAACCGGTTACACCCTCTGCACCAATAAACATAAGCGATAAAACTGTCACGATTCTTGCTGCAGCCTTTTTGGGGCAAACCCGATTAATTGACAACATTAATGTAACACTGTCGTCATAACCTCTGGAGCGTATTGCACGGGCCAAGTTCAGGCATAGATCAAAACAAAATGGAGATGTACAAGTGCTGAATAGCCGCAACCCAAAAAATGCTGCAAAATCGATAACGGAACTCAAAGCGTGGCAAGCATTGCAACAACACGCACATACCATGAAAAAGACGCATATGCGTGAACTCTTTGCGGCAAACCCTAATCGATTTCGTGAGTTTTTTATCGAAGCGGCCGGCATAAAGCTGGATTTTTCCAAAAACCTGATCACCGCCAAGACCATGAAACTTCTCGCCGACCTGGCAGAAGAACGACGCCTTACCGATGCGGTCAATGAGATGTTCAGGGGTGAGCAGATCAATCGTTCGGAACAGCGACCTGCTTTACACATCGCGCTGAGGAATGCCAGCGAGCGCCCTATTTACGTCGATGGACAGGATGTGATGCCCGAAGTAAGGGCCACACTGGAAAAGATGGAGCTGTTCACCTGGAAAATCCGCAGCACACAATGGCGCGGCTTTTCCAACCTGCCATTTACCGACATTGTCAGTATTGGCATCGGCGGCTCTTTTCTGGGCCCAAAGCTGGTTTCTGCGGCCCTTAAACCCTACTGGAACGATACCCTCAATTGTCACTACGTTGCCAACATTGACGGCACCCACATTACTGAGGTGCTCAAACATCTTGATCCTGAAACCACACTCTTTTTAATTCAATCAAAGTCATTTGGCACCCAGGAAACACTGGAAAATGCCAAAGTGGCCCGCCACTGGTTCATGCAAAACGGGGGCAGCGAAGACACAATTGGTAAACATTTCGTCGCCATCACAGCGAATGTACCCTCCGCAATCGAATTCGGCATTGCTGAAGATAATATTTTTCCAATGTGGGATTGGGTAGGCGGCCGATACTCGTTATGGTCCGCAATTGGCCTGCCCACTGCACTCGCAATCGGCATGGATGGCTTCAGAGCACTGCTTTCAGGCGCCTATGCGATGGATGAGCATTTTAGAACCGCCCCCATCGATCAGAATCTGCCCATCATTTTAGCTCTACTTGGCGTCTGGTACAGCAATTTCATGGATGCAGACTCTTACGCCATACTCCCCTATGACCACTATTTGCGCGGTCTGCCTGCCCACTTGCAACAGCTGGATATGGAAAGTAATGGTAAAAGAGTGACGCACAATGGCGACGAAGTGGACTATCAGACAGGCCCGATTATTTGGGGTGGAGCTGGCGCAAATGGTCAACATGCCTACCACCAATTGCTGCATCAGGGAACACGGCTGGCACCCGCTGATTTCATTATTCCATTACACACCCATAACCCGGTGGCAAACCATCACGCCATTCTGTTTGCCAATTGTTTGAGCCAGACACAAGCTCTGATGCAGGGAAAAACCCTAAGTGAAGCCAAACAGGAACTGATTGCAGCGGGTATGAGCGCCCGCGAAGCCGATGCACTGGCACCACACAAAGTCATTCCAGGAAACAAACCTTCAAATACCGTCTTGTTCGAGCGCGCGACCCCACGCACAATCGGTGCGTTAATCGCCATGTATGAACACAAGGTTTTTGTTCAAGGTGCACTTTGGGATATCAATTCGTTTGATCAATGGGGTGTAGAACTGGGCAAGCAATTGGGTAACGAGATCCTGAGGAAACTCGTCTCCGCCCCCGCCAGGGAGCAATCCAGCCCGACCCTGGATGCATCGACTCAGGGGCTGGTTGACCTGTATCTGGGGCGCGACAAACACTTCTAGAGCCTAAAAAAGCTTTTTTGTGCAATCAAATCGCCCCTCGACCCGCCGGATATCCTGTTCAGGCCGTATCACTGGGCGGCGCAGCTAATACGCTTTCCTTGCCAGTCAAAATCTACCGGCCATAGTTTTTGCTTTTTATCATAAACAGACCAGAGCTCAGCATAGGTTTTCTGCACCACCGGGTGTAGAAGCCCGGGCTCCAGATCTGCCAGCGGTAACAATACAAACGCATTGTGCAATATCTCATCCCGAGGCAATATTACGCCATCGTGCACGCCGACCCGATCTGCATAGAGCAATAAGTCAAGATCCAGCGTTCGCGCCGAAAAACGTTCGCCCCCCCGCTCTCGACCATGGGCATCTTCAATCTGCTTGAACACGGACGTCAATTGGCCGATTGTCTCTCTGGTTTGGAAACCGACCACCAGATTCAAAAAACAATCTCCCTCAAAGCCCACGGCTTCACTTTCGTAAATCGGCGAAATATCGAGCACACCATAACGACTTTGCAACGCATTCAAGGCCGCGGTGATATGACGATAGCGGTCAATATTGCTACCCAGACTCACATACACTTTAATCATCAGTGATTTTAGCTCCCCGCTCGATCACAACGCCCACCGTATCGGTATTCCCCACCGCTGTCGGCTTGCTGATCGTGAGCCTCAACCAAGGCACAGAAAAACGCTGCATCACTTCATGGGCAACCTTTTCTGCCAAAGTTTCAATTAACTGATACTGGCTTGCCTCGATCATCTGCGTAATATGCTGGCTCACCTCAGCGTAATCCAGCGCCAATTTCAGATCATCGTTTTCAGCAGCGGGACGGTTATCCCACGCCAGGTCGAGATCCAGTAAAAGTGGTTGGCGAATTGTACGTTCCCAGTCATAAACACCGATGACCGTTTGAACCCGCAATCCACGGATATATACGATATCCATAAGAATTCATACCAAAAGAAAAGGCGCTAACACGAATACTATCGATCAATACCGACACAAATACAAACCTGAACAGACTTACAATTTGTGCAACGCCATTCGACAGCATTCAGCAAGCAAAACTTGAGGGATTAAAAAAAGGGCGATATTGTACCGAATGACGCACAACTAATCATCACTGGTTCGTGACAAAAACTGGATCAAAAAATCGGCCTGCAACGACAATATGATCTCTACAATTGCCATCATCTTATGTCTTATTGCTTATTTACTTGGATCAATTTCCGGGGCAATACTGTCCTGTCGACTCTGGCATCTTCCTGACCCTCGCACTCATGGCTCAAAGAACCCCGGCGCCACCAACATTTACCGCCTGGGCGGAGTCCAGCCCGCGCTGTTCACGCTGCTGTGCGATGCCTTAAAGGGGGTAATTCCCGTCTGGCTTGCCGCACTGCTTTCGGCACCGCCTCTGGAGCAGGGTATGGTCGGCATGTTTGCGATCCTTGGCCACATGCTACCAATCTTTCACGGTTTTCGGGGAGGCAAAGGGGTTGCCACGACATTGGGCGTCGGGTTGGTTATCGCACCGGCAACAAGCTTGATACTCATTATAGTGTGGGGAAGCATTCTCAAAATGAGTCATACATCTTCCATCGCCTCACTCACGAGTGCGTTTATAGCCCCCGTACTGGCACTTGTATTCAATCCGGATTTTACATTGGTTTTTTTGATACTCTCAGCATTGATTGGGGTACGCCACCGCGACAACCTGATACGCATAGTACGACGTCAAGAAGCAAAAACCCGAAAACAGAATTAAACAGACACGCGCTATAGCCTAATCTCGACCACTCCTGAACACTCATTCAGCCACTGGACTCAGTTCATCCATAGGCCAGCGAGCGCGCACCTGCAGGCCGCCCTCGTCAAACTGTCCGGCGAGCAGCCTTTGACAACCTGCATAAGCGATCATCGCACCGTTATCGGTACAGAATTCTGGCCGAGCGTAGTAAACGTTCGATTTTTCTTTCAGGACCATCGCCTCCAGGGCTTGGCGCAATTCCGTATTCGCACTGACCCCACCGGCAATAATCAGACGCTTCAAACCCGTTTCGCGCAGGGCTCGCCGACACTTTATCATCAGCGTATCCACTACGGCGGCTTGAAACGATGCGGCGATATCCGCAGCCACCGCCTCTGACAATTGTCCGTTTTCGTCTTTATGCTCCATGACCGTGTTGAGCGTAAACGTTTTGAGACCACTAAAACTGAAATCAAGGCCAGGTCGGTCTGTCATGGGCCGAGGGAAACTGAATCGTGCACTCCCCCGTTCAGCCAACTTCGCGATTCGTGGCCCACCGGGATAATCCAACCCCAACATTTTTGCCGCTTTATCAAAAGCCTCACCCGCCGCGTCATCAAGAGATTCACCCAACAATGTATACTGGCCAAGCCCTTCAACCCGAACCAACTGGGTGTGCCCTCCCGATACCAATAACGCGATAAAAGGAAATTCAGGGGGGGATGATTCCAGCATTGGTGCCAATAAATGCCCTTCCATGTGATGTACACCAATACTCGGAATATTCAGAGCAATCGCCAAGGCGCGAGCAATTGCGGCCCCCACCATAAGCGCGCCAACCAGTCCGGGCCCGGCAGTATAGGCAATGGCATCCAGATCCTTCCGGGTCTTTCCTGCCTTGTCCAAAACCTCCAGAATCAATGGCAAAGTCTTCCGGATATGATCCCGAGAGGCTAATTCAGGAACGACACCGCCATAATCAGCATGCACTTCCACCTGGGAGTACAGTGCATGAGATAACAAGCCCATCTCACTGTCATACAACGCGATGCCTGTTTCATCACATGAACTTTCAACACCTAAAACCAGCACCAATGCCTCTCCTTATCTAAACGAACGAATAAGATTACCAGATTATATGCAACAAGGTGAATGCACCCATAAAATCACCCGTGACAATTTTACCCGAATTGATCAACTTCAGAGCGACTTCACTTTACAATAGATGAAATAAGGATTAGAATTCGCGGCCCGAATGTAGGGACCATGACTATTTTCCAATCAAATTTAAGTTGACTGTTTCACTCGAGTGAAAAGTCAATGGCTCCAACGGTGCATTAAATTTGAAAGAAG contains these protein-coding regions:
- the pgi gene encoding glucose-6-phosphate isomerase gives rise to the protein MLNSRNPKNAAKSITELKAWQALQQHAHTMKKTHMRELFAANPNRFREFFIEAAGIKLDFSKNLITAKTMKLLADLAEERRLTDAVNEMFRGEQINRSEQRPALHIALRNASERPIYVDGQDVMPEVRATLEKMELFTWKIRSTQWRGFSNLPFTDIVSIGIGGSFLGPKLVSAALKPYWNDTLNCHYVANIDGTHITEVLKHLDPETTLFLIQSKSFGTQETLENAKVARHWFMQNGGSEDTIGKHFVAITANVPSAIEFGIAEDNIFPMWDWVGGRYSLWSAIGLPTALAIGMDGFRALLSGAYAMDEHFRTAPIDQNLPIILALLGVWYSNFMDADSYAILPYDHYLRGLPAHLQQLDMESNGKRVTHNGDEVDYQTGPIIWGGAGANGQHAYHQLLHQGTRLAPADFIIPLHTHNPVANHHAILFANCLSQTQALMQGKTLSEAKQELIAAGMSAREADALAPHKVIPGNKPSNTVLFERATPRTIGALIAMYEHKVFVQGALWDINSFDQWGVELGKQLGNEILRKLVSAPAREQSSPTLDASTQGLVDLYLGRDKHF
- the folK gene encoding 2-amino-4-hydroxy-6-hydroxymethyldihydropteridine diphosphokinase gives rise to the protein MIKVYVSLGSNIDRYRHITAALNALQSRYGVLDISPIYESEAVGFEGDCFLNLVVGFQTRETIGQLTSVFKQIEDAHGRERGGERFSARTLDLDLLLYADRVGVHDGVILPRDEILHNAFVLLPLADLEPGLLHPVVQKTYAELWSVYDKKQKLWPVDFDWQGKRISCAAQ
- the folB gene encoding dihydroneopterin aldolase gives rise to the protein MDIVYIRGLRVQTVIGVYDWERTIRQPLLLDLDLAWDNRPAAENDDLKLALDYAEVSQHITQMIEASQYQLIETLAEKVAHEVMQRFSVPWLRLTISKPTAVGNTDTVGVVIERGAKITDD
- the plsY gene encoding glycerol-3-phosphate 1-O-acyltransferase PlsY; its protein translation is MISTIAIILCLIAYLLGSISGAILSCRLWHLPDPRTHGSKNPGATNIYRLGGVQPALFTLLCDALKGVIPVWLAALLSAPPLEQGMVGMFAILGHMLPIFHGFRGGKGVATTLGVGLVIAPATSLILIIVWGSILKMSHTSSIASLTSAFIAPVLALVFNPDFTLVFLILSALIGVRHRDNLIRIVRRQEAKTRKQN
- the tsaD gene encoding tRNA (adenosine(37)-N6)-threonylcarbamoyltransferase complex transferase subunit TsaD; the encoded protein is MLVLGVESSCDETGIALYDSEMGLLSHALYSQVEVHADYGGVVPELASRDHIRKTLPLILEVLDKAGKTRKDLDAIAYTAGPGLVGALMVGAAIARALAIALNIPSIGVHHMEGHLLAPMLESSPPEFPFIALLVSGGHTQLVRVEGLGQYTLLGESLDDAAGEAFDKAAKMLGLDYPGGPRIAKLAERGSARFSFPRPMTDRPGLDFSFSGLKTFTLNTVMEHKDENGQLSEAVAADIAASFQAAVVDTLMIKCRRALRETGLKRLIIAGGVSANTELRQALEAMVLKEKSNVYYARPEFCTDNGAMIAYAGCQRLLAGQFDEGGLQVRARWPMDELSPVAE